GCAGCCACCGATAGCCCCAGCCACCCCAGTGGCGGGGAGTGACGTGCGAGATGTAGGTGGCCCCCGCCACATGGGAGAGCGGGATACGGCGGCGGGGCAGTCCGATGTGGCCGCAGCGCACCTCCAGGTGCTCCTGGTCGACCCGCAGGGCGACGTGCACGAAGGCGAGCGTTCCGAAGAGGACCAGCAGCCCGGCGGCGATGCAGCCGACCACGGCCATGACCAGCGGGGCGATGCCGGACGTCCACGCCGAGTCGACGGCCAGTTCGATGCCCAGCGCCATGCAGGCGGCGCCGATGAGCGCCAGCAGCCACTGGACCCGGTTGGTGGCCCGGCCGGTCCAGACGTCGGGGTGCGCGCGGGGAGCGTTCGCGCCGTGGCGGTGGTCCCTCATGCATATGAGGTTACTCAGGTTTCGCTCCGCTGGTACCTCATGGCGGAGCGTGACTGCGCCGGCCGGGCGGTGGGCGGATCCAGAGCGCCGACGACGCCCGGTGAGACCGGCGCCGGTCAGCCGGCCGGCGTGACCGCCCGCAACAGCCGCCCTTCGTCGTACGCCAGGGCGGGTGCGGGCAGCGTGCCCTCGCGTCCGCTCAGCAGGATGGTCAGAGTGCCGTGGGGCGTGGCCCCCGGCGCGGGCTGCTCGCCCAGCCGGCGCAGGGCCTGCGCGGCCACGGCGCCCGCGGAGCCGTGCAGCACGAGGGGCGGCCGGCCGGGGCGCTGGACGGCGGCCCGGATGCGCTCGGCGACCAGCTCGTAGTGGGTGCAGCCCAGGACGACGGTGGTCACGTCGTCGGGGGTCAGTGCGGCGGCCGCGGACACGGTGGCGTCGATCGCCGCCTCGTCCGCGCGTTCGACGGCCTCGGCGAGGCCCCAGCAGGGCACCTCGGTGACCGGGACCCCGCCGGCGAACTCCCGGATCAGCGTGCGCTGGTACGTGCTGCCGGTGGTGGCCGGGGTGGCCCAGATGGCGAGGTGCCCGCCGCCGGCCGCGGCCGGTTTGATCGCCGGGACGGTGCCGATGACCGGAAGCCCGGGTTCGAGGCGGGCACGCAGGGCGGTGAGCGCGTGCACGGTCGCGGTGTTGCAGCCGACGATCAGGGCGTCGGGGCGGCGCGCGGCGGCCGCCTCGGCGACGGCCAGGGCGCGCTCGGTCAGGTCCTGCGGGGTCCTCGGGCCCCACGGCATGCCGTCCGGGTCCAGGGAGAGTACGAGATCGGCGTCGGGGCGCAGCCGCCGAACCGCGGCGGTGGCCGCCAGCAGACCGATTCCGGAGTCCATGAGCGCGATCTTCACCCGATCACGATAGACGATGAGCGGTCCCGGGCAGGTCCGGTGGGGGAGACTGCGCGCGTGAGCGCCGTTGTGTGGACTGCCGCTGGATCATTTCTCGCCTGGCTGTGGCTGCTGCTCTGTCAGGGCTTCTTCTGGCGCACGGACGTGCGGCTGCCGCCACGCCGGGAACCGGAGGCGTGGCCGTCGGTGTGCGTCGTGGTCCCGGCCCGTGACGAGGCGGCGGTGCTGTCCGCCGCGCTGCCGTCGCTGCTCCGGCAGGACTATCCGGGGCGGGCGGAGGTCTTCCTCGTCGACGACGGCAGTGCGGACGGCACCGGTGACCTGGCGCGTGAACTGGCGCGCCGGCACGGCGGGCTGCCGCTGACCGTGAGCTCGCCGGGCGAGCCGCCCGCGGGCTGGACCGGCAAGCTGTGGGCGGTGCGCCACGGCATCGGCCTGGCACGCGCGCGTGACCCCGAGTACCTGCTGCTGACGGACGCCGACATCGCGCACGCGCCGGACAGTCTGCGGGAGCTGGTGGCGGCGGCCCGTGCGGGTGGCTTCGACATCGTCTCGCAGATGGCCCGGCTGCGGGTGGAGAGCAGGTGGGAACGGTTCGTCGTGCCCGCCTTCGTGTACTTCTTCGCGCAGCTCTATCCCTTCCGCCGGATCGGCAAGGAGGGAACGCGCACGGTGGCCGCGGCCGGTGGCTGCGTCCTGCTGCGGGCTCAGGCCGCCGAACGGGCGAGAATCCCGGACGCGATCCGGCACGCCGTGATCGACGACGTGGCCCTCGCGCGGGCGGTGCAGCGCAGCGGCGGCCGTGTCTGGCTGGGGCTGGCCGACCGGGTGGACAGCGTGCGGCCGTATCCGCGGCTGGGCGACCTGTGGCGGATGGTGTCGCGCAGCGCC
This region of Streptomyces caelestis genomic DNA includes:
- a CDS encoding glycosyltransferase; its protein translation is MGETARVSAVVWTAAGSFLAWLWLLLCQGFFWRTDVRLPPRREPEAWPSVCVVVPARDEAAVLSAALPSLLRQDYPGRAEVFLVDDGSADGTGDLARELARRHGGLPLTVSSPGEPPAGWTGKLWAVRHGIGLARARDPEYLLLTDADIAHAPDSLRELVAAARAGGFDIVSQMARLRVESRWERFVVPAFVYFFAQLYPFRRIGKEGTRTVAAAGGCVLLRAQAAERARIPDAIRHAVIDDVALARAVQRSGGRVWLGLADRVDSVRPYPRLGDLWRMVSRSAYAQLRHNPLLLAGTVAGLALVYLVPPVAVVVGLVAGNAVAAAVGGSAWLVMTGTYVPMLRYYRQPLWLAPLLPFTAFLYLLMTVDSAVQHYRGRGAAWKGRTYARPDAVPDEG
- a CDS encoding glutamate racemase translates to MKIALMDSGIGLLAATAAVRRLRPDADLVLSLDPDGMPWGPRTPQDLTERALAVAEAAAARRPDALIVGCNTATVHALTALRARLEPGLPVIGTVPAIKPAAAGGGHLAIWATPATTGSTYQRTLIREFAGGVPVTEVPCWGLAEAVERADEAAIDATVSAAAALTPDDVTTVVLGCTHYELVAERIRAAVQRPGRPPLVLHGSAGAVAAQALRRLGEQPAPGATPHGTLTILLSGREGTLPAPALAYDEGRLLRAVTPAG